Proteins encoded in a region of the Xylocopa sonorina isolate GNS202 chromosome 1, iyXylSono1_principal, whole genome shotgun sequence genome:
- the LOC143429719 gene encoding uncharacterized protein LOC143429719, giving the protein MNFTPFPGFTTGSLPTGTVHQFATAKFAQNLPTGGQVVGVLSGGEGGVHYLRPVDPNGFAVAQGGNSQQQQIITLPITVPGKDGTQQQQTVQIQVVNPSVSQSGNSGDQPKYHLAPISLGQFPQGAATVLTVAYSQQGADGVQIQVQPQNTVATTQTSDQTTQSTSTAVTTTSQQTIQQTVQLPGAPEGLTVVAQIPQDLILREGMEESKEDVKEGITPVALIKKGGIKNQGNQSGEEYITSMPASWQSLAAPGSTVADYLSRLPASTLPLSLQHFLKFSAETIKREATIESSPLGADGLDASGAASGEQSVQITVASGETAIISDVVEEQETGAKPKRKKKYKKKPPKPKKPKPGQVSIVTALDGTTLFCCPQCNMAYPEKELLEQHLIGHKIERRFICDICGAGLKRKEHLERHKLGHNPDRPFICSVCMKGFKRKEHLNLHFVIHSGQKTEVCTECGKAFYRKDHLRKHARSHLAKRIKEDPLIADPPQNSQQQTDQQQQQAEQLQQQADQLQQQSSVSELQQIQIQVGQGSQAQIHQIAVSEQSTVVLPTAAETGAMAMLHHQQQQQQQQQQQQQQQQQQQQQQQQQQQQQQQQQSQQSQQQQQQH; this is encoded by the exons ATGAATTTCACGCCATTCCCCGGCTTTACAACAGGCTCGTTGCCGACGGGCACGGTCCACCAGTTCGCGACCGCTAAATTCGCACAAAACCTGCCCACTGGCGGTCAGGTGGTTGGCGTTTTATCCGGTGGCGAAGGTGGAGTGCATTACCTAAGGCCGGTCGATCCGAACGGGTTCGCCGTGGCTCAGGGAGGTAACAGTCAGCAGCAGCAAATCATCACGTTGCCTATCACTGTACCTGGAAAAGATGGCACGCAACAGCAGCAAACCGTCCAAATCCAGGTGGTCAATCCCAGCGTATCACAGAGCGGGAATAGTGGTGATCAACCAAAATATCATTTGGCACCGATCTCTTTGGGACAGTTTCCCCAAGGTGCGGCAACAGTCCTTACTGTTGCGTACAGCCAACAAGGCGCAGATGGGGTACAGATTCAAGTACAACCACAGAATACTGTGGCTACGACGCAAAC GTCTGATCAAACAACCCAAAGTACATCCACAGCAGTCACTACTACATCACAGCAAACCATTCAGCAGACAGTACAGCTCCCAGGGGCACCCGAAGGATTGACCGTCGTCGCACAGATTCCGCAAGATTTGATTTTACGCGAGGGTATGGAGGAATCGAAAGAAGATGTGAAAGAGGGTATAACACCAGTCGCTCTTATTAAAAAAGGTGGCATTAAGAATCAAGGAAATCAAAGTGGAGAGGAATATATTACATCCATGCCTGCAAGTTGGCAAAGCCTTGCAGCACCAGGATCAACTGTTGCTGATTATCTTTCCAGATTACCTGCCAGTACTTTGCCTCTTAGTTTACAGCACTTCTTGAAATTTTCGGCGGAGACAATAAAGAGAGAAGCCACTATTGAATCCAGTCCTTTAGGGGCTGACGGTTTAGACGCATCTGGCGCTGCATCTGGTGAACAGTCAGTGCAGATTACCGTAGCAAGCGGGGAGACCGCTATCATTTCTGATGTTGTTGAAGAACAAGAGACAGGCGCGAAGCccaagagaaagaagaagtacAAGAAAAAGCCTCCAAAACCAAAAAAACCGAAACCAGGTCAGGTGAGCATTGTTACAGCTCTTGATGGTACAACATTGTTTTGTTGTCCTCAATGTAACATGGCTTATCCCGAGAAAGAACTCTTGGAACAACATCTTATTGGACATAAAATAGAGAGGAGGTTTATCTGTGACATTTGTGGTGCAGGTTTGAAACGTAAAGAACATTTAGAACGACACAAATTGGGTCACAATCCGGATAGACCTTTTATCTGTTCGGTATGCATGAAAGGTTTCAAGCGAAAAGAGCACTTGAATCTTCATTTTGTAATACATTCTGGACAAAAAACAGAGGTTTGCACCGAATGCGGTAAAGCATTTTATCGCAAAGATCATTTGAGGAAGCACGCTAGGTCTCATTTAGCGAAACGTATCAAGGAAGATCCTTTAATTGCCGATCCTCCTCAAAATTCGCAACAACAAACGgaccagcaacagcaacaagcAGAACAATTGCAACAACAAGCAGATCAGCTACAGCAACAATCATCCGTGTCCGAATTGCAACAGATTCAAATACAAGTAGGGCAAGGTTCTCAGGCACAGATTCATCAAATAGCCGTCAGTGAACAGTCCACGGTTGTTCTTCCAACTGCTGCTGAAACAGGTGCAATGGCTATGCTTCATcatcaacagcagcagcagcagcagcagcagcagcaacaacaacaacaacaacaacaacaacagcagcagcaacaacagcagcagcaacagcagcagcaacaatcaCAGCAgtcgcaacaacaacagcagcagcattaG
- the LOC143422453 gene encoding uncharacterized protein LOC143422453 — translation MTRANRKRGRDAEEESSEFMPLSKRINNLHINGLSGMQENVTENMDTDCCSRSFMPSPNYSELSQGSPLYDGCSSSQSSYTAEYKPDLDAAENPFYYESNKLLFSLYMERIQRTPDSF, via the exons ATGACTCGAGCTAACAG AAAAAGAGGACGAGACGCGGAAGAAGAATCTAGTGAATTTATGCCATTAAGTAAAAGAATTAATAATCTACATATTAATGGTTTATCAGGCATGCAGGAAAATGTAACTGAAAACATGGATACAGACTGCTGTAGCAGAAGTTTTATGCCATCACCAAATTATTCAGAGCTTTCTCAGGGGTCACCATTGTATGATGGATGTAGTTCTAGCCAAAGTAGTTATACAGCTGAATATAAACCAGATCTGGATGCTGCTGAAAATCCTTTTTATTATGAGAGTAATAAGTTACTATTCTCTCTGTATATGGAACGTATACAAAGAACACCTGATTCATTTTGA